The genomic window TCACGCCGCGAATGCGCCCTCGACGCCCGGCCCGGGCGTCGAGCAGGCGGCCGGTCGGCTCCTCGCGATGGTCTACGATGAGCTCCGCGTGCTCGCGGCCCGCAAGCTGGCCAAGGAGAAGGCCGGGCAGACGCTGCAGGCGACGGCCCTGGTCCACGAGGCCTTCCTGCGGCTCGTCCGCGGCGGCGACGCCGCGAGCTGGCAGGGCCGAGGGCACTTCTACGCCGCGGCGGCCGAGGCCATGCGCCGCATCCTGATCGAGAACGCCCGGCGCAAGGGGGCGGAGAAGCACGGCGGCGGCCGCACGCGGATCGAGCTCGACTTCGCGCTCGACGCGGCCGATCGGGCGATCGGCCATTCGCCCGAAGAGCTGCTCGACCTGGACGAGGCCCTCAGGGCCCTGGCCGTCGAGGATCCGGACGCCGCCCGGATCGTCGAGCTCCGGATCTTCGCGGGGCTCTCCGTCGAGGGGGCCGCGGAGGTGATGGGGATCTCCCGCGCGGGCGCCTACGAGCAATGGACCTACGGGCGGGCCTGGCTCACCGCCCGCCTCCGCGACGGGGATCCGTCCGGGCCTCGCGGAAGAAATCCGCGCGACTTCGTGGACATTCCCGAGCCGGATTTCGCATGACTCATCGAGGGAGTCATCCGAGGACCGCACCGTGAACGTCGAAGCCGCCAAAGCCAAGGCCCTCTTCCTCCGGGCCGTCGAGCAGCGACCGCCACACGACTGGCCGCGTTTCCTCGACGAGGCCTGCGACGGCGACGCCCCGCTCCGCGGCCGGGTCGAGGCCCTGCTGCGGGCCCACGCGAACTCCGCGGGGCTGCTGGACGTCCTCGGTGGGACCTGGGACGCGGTCCCTCCCCCGCCCGCGCCGGCCGACGCCCCGTTGCCCCTCGGGTCGATGATCGGCCCCTACAAGCTCCTGGAGGTCATCGGCGAGGGGGGCATGGGCGTCGTCTACATGGCGGAGCAGCAGGCGCCCGTCCGCCGCATGGTGGCGCTGAAGGTCATCAAGCCGGGGATGGACACTCGTCGGGTGATCGCCCGCTTCGAGGCCGAGCGCCAGGCCCTGGCGCGGATGGACCACCCGCACATCGCCCGCGTCCTGGACGCCGGCACCACCGAACCGGGGCGCCCCTACTTCGTGATGGAGCTCGTCCGCGGCGTCCCGATCACCGAGTATTGCGACGGCCACAACCTGCCGATCCGCGACCGCCTGGAGCTGTTCGAGCTCGTCTGCCGGGCCATCCAGCACGCCCACATGAAGGGCATCATCCACCGCGACCTGAAGCCGACGAACGTGCTGATCACGGTCGTCGACGGCGTGCCCTCTCCCCGGGTGATCGACTTCGGCATCGCCAAGGCGATGGGCGGCGAGGCCCTGACCGAGAAGACCCTCTTCACCGGCTTCGCCCAGGTCGTGGGCACGCCCGCCTACATGAGCCCGGAGCAGGCCGAGCTGGCCGGCTCCGACGTGGACACGAGGTCCGACGTCTACTCCCTGGGCGTCCTCCTCTACGAGCTCCTCACCGGCACGACCCCCTTCGAACCATCCACCCTCCGCGCCGCCGCCATCGACGAGGTCCGCCGCATCCTCCGCGAGGACGACCCGCCCACCCCCAGCCGCCGCCTCCAGACCCTGGGCCGTTCGACGCCGGCCGGGCCCCGCAGTGAGCACGGGGAGGGCCTCGACGACTCGCATCTCGCCGCGATCGCGTCCCGACGCAACATCGACCCGCGCAAGCTCTGCCGCTCCATCCGGGGCGACCTCGACTGGGCCGTGATGAAGGCCCTGGAGAAGGACCGGCGTCGCCGCTACGAATCCGCCGGCGCCTTCGCCGGCGACATCCGCCAATACCTCGCCGGCCGCCCGCTGGAAGCCGGCCCGCCCTCGACCTGGTATCGGTGCCGGAAGTTCCTCGGCCGCCATCGGACGGCGATCGCGGCGACGACGGCCGCGCTCATGCTCCTGGGTCTCGCCGGCGCCGGCCTCTGGCAGGTGGCTCGCGTCCGTCGAGCCGAGGAGGTGGCGCGACGGCAAGGGGAGGAGATCCGCCGCCACCGGCGTGAGATCCGGCTCGCCCGCTACTCCGCCGACATCCGTCGCGCCGCGTCCCTGGTCGCGACGGGCGAGGCCGCGGCCGCCCGGGACATCCTCGCTCCCCATCGCGAGGCGACAGGGGCCGAGGACCCACGCGGTTTCGAGTGGCATTACCTGGACAATGTCCTGGACGCGAGCGCGGCCTCGTGGGTCGCCCACGACGGCCGCCCCGTGTACCACGTCGAGTACTCCCCCGACGGCAAGGCGATCGCCACCGCCGGCGCCGACGGGACCGCACGGGTCTGGGATGCCACGACCCACCGGCTGATCCACGTCCTGGCGGGCCACGACGCCGAGGTCAACTGGGTCAGCTTCGCCCCGGACGGTCGCCGCCTGGTCAGCGCCGGCGAGGACGGCAAGCTGCGGATCTGGGACGCCGCCTCGGGCCGCCAGCTCGCCGCGCTCGCGGACCGCGGGGGGGAAGAGGTCGCCGCCGCGTTCACCCGCGACGGCCGTGAGTTGATTTCCCTGAACCGTGATGGCACGACCGTGCGGTGGGCCGAGAGAACCGCCTTCGAAGTGACCGGCCGCTTCGCATACCCCGCCAAGTTCATCGGGGACACCCTGGCGATCTCGCCCGACGGCCGATTCGCGGCGATCGGCATGCAACGCGACGCACAGAGTCCTTCCGCCCGGACGGTCGTTTACGGGCTCCGCGACCGGCAATTGACGGTCGAGAAAATCATCGACCTGGAGCCGAGGATAGGGTGCGTCGCCTTCTCCCCCGACGGCCGGATGTTTGCCGTGAGCTCGGGTGGTGATGCCCGGATTCATCTCTTCGAAGCGCACCACTGGGAATCCATTGGGGTGATAGCGATGGCAGGCGACAAACCCCTCTCGCTGAGCTTCGCCCCCGACGGGAAGACCCTCGCGGCGGACAATCGGGGGGCGGCCATCCGCCTGTGGGACGTCGCGACCCGGACCAGCCGAGAGATCTTGCTGGGGCACTCCGACCGCATATGGTGCCTCGCCCATTCCCCGGACGGCCATCGCCTGGCCTCGACGAGCTCCGATGGTACCGTCCGACTCTGGGATCTTGATCGTCGCGTGAGTCGTGACGCCTATCACTGGCTGCATCGCGACGGCACGAACGTCCCGACGTCCCTGGCGTTCCTGGCGGATTGCGACAGGCTGCTCGTGTCCACCGCGCGGGGAGATGTCCTCGCCTGCGACCTCGCCGCGGGCTCGTCGAGTGTCGTGCGGAAGGAGCCCGACCCGACGCCTTGTACGTATTCGAGCATCTCCCCAGACGGATCAACCCTGGCCCTCGCCCGCAGGGACGAGTTGCATGCCGTGGAGACGGAGCACTTCGTCCTCCACGACCTGGCGGGTCATCGAGGACCCGTGACGCT from Aquisphaera giovannonii includes these protein-coding regions:
- a CDS encoding ECF-type sigma factor, which translates into the protein MSASSSEPESGGSHAANAPSTPGPGVEQAAGRLLAMVYDELRVLAARKLAKEKAGQTLQATALVHEAFLRLVRGGDAASWQGRGHFYAAAAEAMRRILIENARRKGAEKHGGGRTRIELDFALDAADRAIGHSPEELLDLDEALRALAVEDPDAARIVELRIFAGLSVEGAAEVMGISRAGAYEQWTYGRAWLTARLRDGDPSGPRGRNPRDFVDIPEPDFA
- a CDS encoding protein kinase domain-containing protein, which codes for MNVEAAKAKALFLRAVEQRPPHDWPRFLDEACDGDAPLRGRVEALLRAHANSAGLLDVLGGTWDAVPPPPAPADAPLPLGSMIGPYKLLEVIGEGGMGVVYMAEQQAPVRRMVALKVIKPGMDTRRVIARFEAERQALARMDHPHIARVLDAGTTEPGRPYFVMELVRGVPITEYCDGHNLPIRDRLELFELVCRAIQHAHMKGIIHRDLKPTNVLITVVDGVPSPRVIDFGIAKAMGGEALTEKTLFTGFAQVVGTPAYMSPEQAELAGSDVDTRSDVYSLGVLLYELLTGTTPFEPSTLRAAAIDEVRRILREDDPPTPSRRLQTLGRSTPAGPRSEHGEGLDDSHLAAIASRRNIDPRKLCRSIRGDLDWAVMKALEKDRRRRYESAGAFAGDIRQYLAGRPLEAGPPSTWYRCRKFLGRHRTAIAATTAALMLLGLAGAGLWQVARVRRAEEVARRQGEEIRRHRREIRLARYSADIRRAASLVATGEAAAARDILAPHREATGAEDPRGFEWHYLDNVLDASAASWVAHDGRPVYHVEYSPDGKAIATAGADGTARVWDATTHRLIHVLAGHDAEVNWVSFAPDGRRLVSAGEDGKLRIWDAASGRQLAALADRGGEEVAAAFTRDGRELISLNRDGTTVRWAERTAFEVTGRFAYPAKFIGDTLAISPDGRFAAIGMQRDAQSPSARTVVYGLRDRQLTVEKIIDLEPRIGCVAFSPDGRMFAVSSGGDARIHLFEAHHWESIGVIAMAGDKPLSLSFAPDGKTLAADNRGAAIRLWDVATRTSREILLGHSDRIWCLAHSPDGHRLASTSSDGTVRLWDLDRRVSRDAYHWLHRDGTNVPTSLAFLADCDRLLVSTARGDVLACDLAAGSSSVVRKEPDPTPCTYSSISPDGSTLALARRDELHAVETEHFVLHDLAGHRGPVTLGRGVLGSESCWSPDGSRLAAFDLLPGTALHVWDRHGRSVARADLRAGWGRSIPTFLPGESLLFFSEPSPARGPFDMVIWDPARGGEEDRRSAGPGLGVSMGRMVLSPDGKTVASAAFAAAWDFPSLEFRYRLIGHRGTVNDIAFSPDGRTVATASQDCTVRLWNAESGHELFTLDGHTGPVRLVAFSPDGRVLASCGNAPEGGVEVIAWRAGPRPRGDPTVSDGTAAP